A single genomic interval of Gouania willdenowi chromosome 10, fGouWil2.1, whole genome shotgun sequence harbors:
- the rufy1 gene encoding RUN and FYVE domain-containing protein 1, with the protein MADETEEVNIAAQDQNSQENSQDEPEAPEPTTDGEPGGGSQEEECPDQHALPAAENHWSVPILSLARKATETISSGMSYAAAPRKVSHGPASCSGSDGGSEKDVNGTSSKLLPVLPPKDPMAIERSNLLSMMKLSIKVLIQSSLSLGRTLDSDYPPLQQFFVVLEHCLKHGLKVKKSFIGQNKSIWGPLELVEKLCPESVDIATSARDLPGLKTGLGRARAWLHLALMQKRVADYIKALLDHKYILSEFYETGALMMEEEGAVMGGLLVGLNAIDANLCIKGEDLDSQVGVIDFSLYLKDPANSETSKDDAKMTVILDQKHYIEELNRHLSGTVTDLQAKMDSLEKTNSKLVEELTAATDRINSLQEEHQQLRKENDTILQSSQKKEEAALQDTQVELETYRQTRQGLDEMYNVVWKQYKEEKRIRQELEHELDLQVGLKQEMEVAMKLLEKDSHEKQDTLVALRLQLDQVKTLNLQMFHKSQDSEQQAEKKQAEAVQLEKKMNEMEKSMKEMEQRLQNSEHERNHSDQSDKDMKAELNGKVDALQKQLSDLDSLRLGLEDGLRSERDQRQNLQKALQREQDNSSELRTQLQQLQGLHAELQGMLQEKQQLQQTCEQQEQALQEMGLHLSQSKLRMEDFKEVNKALKGHAWLKDDEATQCKHCHKEFSISRRKHHCRNCGDIYCNNCSSNELALPSYPRPVRVCDACHTFLLQRGSSTGS; encoded by the exons ATGGCCGACGAGACAGAGGAGGTAAACATAGCTGCTCAGGATCAAAACTCACAAGAAAACTCACAAGATGAACCCGAAGCTCCGGAACCTACAACCGACGGAGAGCCCGGTGGCGGCAGCCAGGAGGAGGAGTGCCCCGACCAGCATGCCCTGCCCGCCGCAGAGAACCACTGGTCGGTCCCCATCCTGTCTCTGGCTCGGAAGGCCACGGAGACGATTAGCAGCGGGATGAGCTACGCTGCTGCCCCGAGGAAAGTCTCTCACGGCCCCGCTTCGTGCTCTGGAAGCGACGGAGGGTCTGAGAAGGATGTGAACGGCACTTCTTCTAAACTACTTCCAG TTCTGCCCCCCAAAGACCCCATGGCAATAGAGAGATCCAACCTCCTCAGCATGATGAAGCTGAGCATCAAAGTGCTGATCCAGTCCTCCCTGAGTCTGGGCAGGACGCTGGACTCGGACTACCCTCCTCTGCAGCAGTTCTTTGTCGTTCTAGAGCACTGCCTCAAACACGGCCTTAAAG TTAAGAAATCCTTCATTGGGCAAAACAAGTCCATATGGGGACCACTGGAGTTGGTGGAGAAGTTGTGTCCAGAGTCTGTAGACATTGCCACAAGTGCTAGAGACCTGCCTGGTTTAAA AACCGGTTTGGGAAGAGCAAGGGCTTGGCTGCATTTGGCACTGATGCAGAAAAGAGTAGCCGACTATATAAAAGCCCTATTGGATCATAAATACATACTAAG TGAGTTTTATGAAACGGGAGCATtgatgatggaggaggagggggcggTGATGGGGGGGCTGCTGGTTGGCCTCAATGCAATCGATGCAAATCTCTGTATTAAAGGGGAAGATCTGGACTCTCAG gTGGGGGTCATTGACTTCTCCCTCTACCTGAAAGACCCTGCCAACAGTGAGACTTCAAAGGA TGATGCCAAGATGACCGTCATATTGGATCAGAAGCACTACATCGAGGAGTTGAACCGTCACCTGAGTGGTACAGTCACCGACCTTCAGGCTAAGATGGATTCACTGGAGAAGACCAACAGCAAACTTGTGGAGGAG CTCACGGCAGCCACAGACAGAATAAACTCTCTACAGGAGGAACACCAGCAGCTGAGGAAGGAGAACGATACCATCTTACAGTCCAGCCAGAAAAAGGAGGAG GCAGCCCTTCAGGACACCCAGGTGGAGCTGGAGACCTACAGACAGACACGACAAGGTCTGGATGAGATGTACAACGTGGTGTGGAAGCAGTACAAGGAAGAGAAGCGAATTCGCCAG GAGCTGGAGCATGAGCTGGATCTGCAGGTGGGACTGAAGCAGGAGATGGAGGTGGCCATGAAGCTGCTGGAGAAGGACTCGCATGAGAAGCAGGACACACTGGTGGCTCTGAGGCTTCAGCTGGACCAAGTCAAGACCCTCAACCTGCAAATGTTCCACAAATCTCAG GACTCTGAGCAACAGGCGGAAAAGAAGCAGGCGGAGGCTGTGCAGCTGGAGAAGAAGATGAATGAGATGGAGAAAAGCATGAAGGAAATGGAGCAGAG ACTGCAGAACTCTGAACATGAGCGTAACCACAGTGATCAATCAGACAAAGACATGAAGGCAGAGCTGAACGGAAAAGTGGATGCTCTGCAGAAACAGCTGTCAGACCTGGATTCACTCAG GCTTGGGTTGGAGGATGGGCTACGCTCTGAGAGAGACCAGCGGCAAAATCTGCAGAAGGCTTTGCAAAGAGAGCAGGACAACAGCAGTGAGCTGCGCACTCAGCTGCAGCAACTACAGGGCCTGCACGCG GAGTTGCAGGGTATGTTGCAGGagaagcagcagctgcagcagacgTGTGAGCAGCAGGAGCAGGCCCTCCAGGAGATGGGACTCCATCTCAGCCA gtcaaaactTCGGATGGAAGACTTTAAAGAGGTGAACAAGGCCCTGAAG GGTCACGCCTGGCTGAAAGACGATGAGGCTACTCAATGCAAGCACTGCCACAAAGAGTTTTCCATCTCGCGCAGAAAA CATCACTGCAGGAATTGTGGAGACATTTATTGCAACAACTGCTCCAGTAACGAGCTAGCCTTACCATCCTACCCTCGGCCGGTGCGAGTGTGCGACGCGTGCCACACGTTCCTGCTGCAGAGAGGCTCCTCTACTGGCTCTTGA
- the hbegfa gene encoding heparin-binding EGF-like growth factor a — MRIVVVALLVHALVVSRLASGAAVGRHESDGQLTSVINLLSTAADRSTEVEENRNSEKTEEYGEKEKYDEEYYYDDDYEDEESLSGDYDMELPRVAMSSKPKDPSAILGAEEGKRKRGKGRKKGKGKKRNPCLKKYKDFCIHGTCQYLRDIRAPSCVCHPNFSGDRCQFITLPVQSPEGYSRTTALAVVAVVLSSVCLTIIGLLLMLRFHKRGAYDVENEKKVKIRLASNH; from the exons ATGAGGATCGTGGTTGTTGCGCTGCTGGTTCATGCCTTGG TGGTGTCCCGGCTGGCGAGCGGAGCGGCGGTGGGCAGGCACGAGAGCGACGGGCAGCTCACATCTGTTATCAACTTATTGAGTACAGCTGCAGACAGAAGCACTGAGGTGGAGGAGAACAGAAACAGTGAGAAGACAGAGGAATATGGAGAAAAGGAGAAGTACGATGAGGAATATTACTATGACGATGACTACGAGGATGAGGAAAGCCTTTCGGGCGACTATGACATGGAGCTGCCAAGAG TCGCCATGTCGAGCAAGCCCAAAGACCCATCAGCCATCCTCGGTGCTGAGGagggaaagagaaagagaggaaaaggaAGAAAGAAGGGTAAAGGAAAGAAGAGGAACCCCTGCCTGAAAAAGTACAAGGATTTCTGCATTCACGGCACATGTCAGTACCTGAGGGACATCCGAGCCCCGTCCTGTGT GTGCCACCCAAATTTCTCTGGGGACAGGTGTCAGTTCATCACGCTGCCCGTGCAGTCGCCTGAAGGCTACAGCCGGACCACGGCTCTGGCTGTGGTGGCCGTCGTGCTGTCGTCCGTCTGTCTCACCATCATCGGCCTCTTGCTCATGCTAAG gtTTCACAAGCGAGGCGCGTATGATGTAGAAAATGAGAAGAAAGTCAAAATAAGGTTAGCATCCAACCACTGA